Genomic segment of Salvia hispanica cultivar TCC Black 2014 chromosome 2, UniMelb_Shisp_WGS_1.0, whole genome shotgun sequence:
AGTCTCAGATTtcgaaagagaataaaaatcTCTGCATGTCTAAGGTTTACAGCACCATGAACCTCAATACATGCTACACAAGGCTTCTGTTAACTCCTTACTGGAAAAGCCAACGGAAATTAGTTCATCCGTGGAGACATGATTGTTAGGAACCTCacattagagagaaattttGCATCTCCAACTCTAAGCTATCAATCCATTGCACATACGGAACCCAATTCTGCACCCCAAACTTAAAACTTTGATGAAAAACAATGTGAGTTTCATCACATAATATCAAGCTACAGCTAAATGATATACATATACACATGGAAAAAGCTAACCCCAAGTTCCCTCAGTTCAAGCTTAATTTTTAGTTCAGAAAAAggaatatatgatatattaagCAATTCATTCAAAGTACATAATATAAACAGAAAAGAATAGTAAATAACTACCCAATACTGCCCATGCCATTAACTGGTTCCACAAACTGCAGCTGATGCTGATGCTGATGTTGATGCCCATCCTGATGTGGCTCTATCTGCTGCAGTGGCTGCACAGCACCACCATCAAGCGGCATTACAGAACTGGTAGCTGGGGATCCCTTCCCTTCACCGAACCGCCACATGTACCATGCCCCGACTGACCTATAAGGCCTCCACTTCTCACACAACTGCTCCATCTGAGAAGGCCGTGGCAACTCCTCCAAGCCATACAAGCACTGCACTCCTTTCCTAACCCCTAAGTCGCTCACCGGCAAAACATCCGGCCTGTGCAgtgaaaatatcataaacatatGGACCGACCACGAACCTATCCCCTTCACCATCGAAAGCATGGTGAACAATGACCGATCGTCCATCTTCACCACCGTTTCATCCGATAAAATCCCGGATTTATATTTATTCGCGAGGTCGTACAAGTAGCTAGCTTTGCGGCCTGAAACCCCAATTTGCTTGAGCTGCTGGGTAGAGAGAGCAAGGACAGAATCAGGGCAAATTACGTCCTCTCCGCCGCAGAGCGAAACGAAACGAGTGTAGATGGAAGTTCCAGCTTTGTAGGCGAGCTGCTGATAAAGTATACTCTTGGTGAGAGCGAGGAATGGGGGGTGGTGGGACTCGAAATGCGGCTGTGGATGGGAATCAATCAGTGGGGCCAGTAAAGGATCAGCTGCGCGGAGGTGTCGGATGGCTGATTCAATCTCTCCGTCGGCCGACAAGGGTTTGATTATTTGGGGGAGAGCGTGGGAGACGCTACGCCGCCGGTTCTTGGCGGAGGCGGGAGTAATGGCGGCCGGATTGGGGGCTGAAGAAGGCGAAGCGGAGATGGAGGAATCATCGGTGGCTAGCTTCACAGCGGCGGTGGTCTGAGCCGATAGTTTGCGGATTTTTTGGGGGCGAATTGGAATTTTGGAGGGATTGTGGTGGGAGATCTCGGTGGGGATGGGGTGGGATGCCTCGGGTACGGAGGTGGCGGGGTGGGGATGAGGGATTTGGTCGGAATTGGGTGGTGATGGTTGGGAGTTGGAATCTGGATGCGAATTGGGTTTATCGATTTGGGATTCTGGTTTAGGTAGGGCTTCGATTTGGGTGTGAGCCTGCTCACCCATGAGAATCGTGGAGGGGGTAGTGAGGGAGAGGgtgtcggcggcggcggcgatggtGGTGGGGATTATGAAGGCGAAAGAGGGAAACTTGGTATTATTTGGGGGAGATTGCGGTAAAATTGCAGTTTTTAGTTTCAGGAAATTATTACCTGTCCGAACACTCAGTCAACCGATCGTCAATTCCACGTAGTTGAAGATTTTGTCAATCGGGCCCATAAGGTTAaagatttcttttattttttctaaaattatttaattatagggtattcaaacaatcaaataattaagttttattgtcataaaaataaaaaatatgatgtattaaatataatggaacttttctttctttttttatagttatttattttatcaaaattattatttaaatgttgAATAAATAGCTAAATAAGGCGAATGGATATGGATGAGCAGAGCATCAAAGGCCAACCCACTCATCTAGCGCGGAGTGGGGTTGTTGGTGTGGGTCCGAGCGCGCCACACCGCACCATAGAGTGGGGGTGGGAGAACGGggcgattttttttatttcaaattcaaaactttattaaaatacaatataattatcttttaattttttagaacttgtagtatttttaaaattttaggacttgtaatttaatgaattttaaaaaaataattatgtgcgaatgttttttattaaataaaattttgtttttgaagtAGAGGTATGGAGAAGAAATAGTATACTTAAGTTGTAAGAACTGTGTTTTggtgtataaaataattaaaataatatagtgatAGAGGTATGACTATGAGGTATTTGTAAATGACCTTATCCCTAAAAGTtcaattgtttattttgaGCGGTAAgttaatggagtaatataaaattgtaatcaTGTGAgtaaaatatcatattaactTCAATATTCCTACTAAAAATTCGATTATTACATCAATATTATCTAcattgttacataaatttataattgatgtacGTTACCTAATTGTTCAAAAgtataacaattaaaaatgactcatatttccatatttttatctaaataaaGTGCTCCTATAATTTTCTGTTACAATAGAGAAATATCATCTCATTATTTtgtaaaccaaaaaaaaaagagcaaaCACACCCCATCACTTAAAACGACGTCGTTGGCGTCTGGTCTATACACTTCCTTTTTCCGGCAAAACTTTGTCTTCTccaaaatccaattaaaagA
This window contains:
- the LOC125205735 gene encoding alkylbase DNA glycosidase-like protein mag2; protein product: MGEQAHTQIEALPKPESQIDKPNSHPDSNSQPSPPNSDQIPHPHPATSVPEASHPIPTEISHHNPSKIPIRPQKIRKLSAQTTAAVKLATDDSSISASPSSAPNPAAITPASAKNRRRSVSHALPQIIKPLSADGEIESAIRHLRAADPLLAPLIDSHPQPHFESHHPPFLALTKSILYQQLAYKAGTSIYTRFVSLCGGEDVICPDSVLALSTQQLKQIGVSGRKASYLYDLANKYKSGILSDETVVKMDDRSLFTMLSMVKGIGSWSVHMFMIFSLHRPDVLPVSDLGVRKGVQCLYGLEELPRPSQMEQLCEKWRPYRSVGAWYMWRFGEGKGSPATSSVMPLDGGAVQPLQQIEPHQDGHQHQHQHQLQFVEPVNGMGSIGACIWNQ